One Cellulomonas sp. Y8 DNA segment encodes these proteins:
- a CDS encoding alpha/beta fold hydrolase — MSTRENVAPVVLVPGHWLGAWAWEGVVDRLRRAGHRATPLTLPGLDPLDPRRTERTLDDQAAAVEEALRQAVDVGGTPAVLVAHSGANAPVSLVLDRHPELVGRVLWVDSGPAAPGTAPAPDAPSDLVELPLPDLEVLAQQASLDGLDADDLARFTERAVPEPGPVLTQPVVLSRRERHAVPTLLVCCSMSSAQVLELARGGHPMFAEVAALEHVDVVDLPTGHWPMWSEPDRLAEIIAAAATPTAA, encoded by the coding sequence ATGAGCACACGAGAGAACGTCGCCCCGGTCGTCCTGGTCCCGGGTCACTGGCTGGGCGCGTGGGCGTGGGAGGGGGTCGTGGACCGCCTCCGCCGCGCCGGCCACCGGGCCACCCCGCTGACCCTGCCCGGGCTGGACCCCCTGGACCCCCGGCGCACCGAGCGCACGCTCGACGACCAGGCCGCCGCGGTCGAGGAGGCGCTGCGGCAGGCCGTCGACGTCGGGGGCACGCCGGCGGTCCTCGTCGCGCACAGCGGGGCGAACGCCCCGGTCAGCCTGGTGCTCGACCGGCACCCCGAGCTGGTCGGGCGCGTGCTGTGGGTGGACAGCGGCCCGGCGGCGCCCGGGACCGCGCCGGCGCCGGACGCGCCGTCCGACCTGGTCGAGCTGCCGCTCCCCGACCTGGAGGTGCTCGCCCAGCAGGCCAGCCTCGACGGCCTGGACGCCGACGACCTGGCCCGGTTCACCGAGCGGGCCGTCCCGGAGCCCGGCCCCGTGCTGACGCAGCCGGTGGTGCTCTCGCGTCGCGAGCGCCACGCCGTGCCCACCCTGCTGGTGTGCTGCTCCATGTCCAGCGCGCAGGTGCTGGAGCTGGCCCGCGGCGGGCATCCGATGTTCGCCGAGGTGGCGGCGCTGGAGCACGTCGACGTCGTCGACCTGCCCACCGGCCACTGGCCGATGTGGAGCGAGCCGGACCGGCTCGCGGAGATCATCGCCGCCGCGGCCACGCCGACCGCTGCCTGA
- a CDS encoding GNAT family N-acetyltransferase — MTDAASPADPFAADPYVLVPAAPPLDEYLRLRRESGLTPKNAEQGAGALAGSWSWCHVRTAEGQVVAMGRVVGDGGWYFLVADMATDPGHQRQGLGRRVLTRLLDDVRARAPRGAYITLVADPPGRALYESLGFRDVAPGATGMVLDLGAGAG, encoded by the coding sequence GTGACCGACGCCGCCTCGCCCGCCGACCCGTTCGCCGCCGACCCGTACGTGCTCGTACCCGCCGCCCCGCCGCTCGACGAGTACCTGCGGCTGCGCCGGGAGTCGGGGCTCACGCCGAAGAACGCCGAGCAGGGCGCCGGGGCGCTCGCGGGCAGCTGGTCATGGTGCCACGTGCGGACCGCCGAGGGGCAGGTCGTCGCGATGGGGCGGGTCGTCGGCGACGGCGGGTGGTACTTCCTGGTCGCGGACATGGCGACCGACCCCGGGCACCAGCGGCAGGGGCTCGGGCGGCGGGTGCTGACCCGGCTGCTCGACGACGTCCGGGCGCGGGCGCCGCGCGGGGCGTACATCACGCTGGTGGCCGACCCGCCGGGGCGGGCGCTGTACGAGTCGCTCGGGTTCCGGGACGTGGCGCCCGGGGCGACCGGGATGGTCCTGGACCTGGGGGCCGGCGCGGGCTGA
- a CDS encoding YbhB/YbcL family Raf kinase inhibitor-like protein encodes MAVSLTRPVAPEPYALLPSVPDFDLASADVAHGEPLPATFAADGEDLSPALEWSGFPEGTRSFVVSCFDPDAPTPAGFWHWTVVDVPVSTTSLPRGAGSAAGDLLPEGAFQVRNDGGSTGYTGAAPPPGDRPHRYVFAVHALDVDHLDVTPDATPTAVAFTALFHTIGRALLTPTYQR; translated from the coding sequence ATGGCCGTCTCGCTGACCCGTCCCGTCGCCCCCGAGCCGTACGCCCTGCTGCCGTCCGTCCCGGACTTCGACCTCGCGAGCGCCGACGTCGCGCACGGCGAGCCGCTGCCCGCCACCTTCGCGGCCGACGGCGAGGACCTGTCCCCCGCGCTCGAGTGGTCGGGCTTCCCCGAGGGCACCCGCTCGTTCGTCGTGAGCTGCTTCGACCCGGACGCGCCGACCCCGGCCGGCTTCTGGCACTGGACGGTCGTGGACGTCCCGGTGAGCACCACGTCGCTCCCCCGCGGCGCCGGCTCCGCGGCGGGCGACCTGCTGCCCGAAGGCGCGTTCCAGGTCCGCAACGACGGCGGCTCCACCGGCTACACCGGCGCCGCGCCGCCCCCCGGGGACCGGCCGCACCGGTACGTGTTCGCGGTGCACGCGCTCGACGTCGACCACCTCGACGTGACCCCGGACGCGACGCCGACGGCCGTGGCGTTCACGGCGCTGTTCCACACGATCGGCCGCGCGCTCCTGACGCCCACGTACCAGCGCTGA